Part of the Colletotrichum destructivum chromosome 12, complete sequence genome, GGTAGGTTCGCCGTGGTGTTGATAGGCGGAGGGGGAACCAATCCGCACCTCTCCGTCTGATCATGATTCCTAGAAAGGTGGTTTGGGCGAAGTGAGGGAACAGGCGATATTTTTCGCGAGCGACCCTGCCTTGCTTCCCTGCACCTGCTTCTTTTGGAGGTATCATCCAAGTCGTGCATAAATAATGTATCAGGGCGCAGCTTGTCGTTGCCACAGGGCATCAAACCGATGGGGTCCTCCGCTTCAGACCGTTCCGGTGTTTCGGCCGAGCGATGAGGCTGTGTTTCAATTTCGTTTGACAGCCTCTTACTTGAATTTTCTGCCGGGACTCGAGATGGCAACGCGCGTAAAGTTCTGGGTGGCAGAGCCGGTGATTTTGTCCCGTTGTCGACTTTGCGAGGCCTCATTCGTTTAGCCGGGCGTAGTTCATGGCTCGCGCTGCCGCCTTCGGTTGGCTCGCCTCCCCGTTTCTTCCGACAGGTGACAATATGGCCAACTTGCCCTGAACCGGAGGCGTGATCAGACGCTGGGGTAGGGAGTGAAAAATCGCCTGTTTGAGGCTCTTTCAACCCACCCAAGAAACCAACTGGTGCCTTTGCCGAGTCGCTGAGAAATGGGTTTCTAGCAATAGACGGGCACTCCGGGCAGTTGGGCGCTGCGGGTTTGCTTTGTGACAGGACGTGTAGTACAGGACTACCCGACAGATCTTTTCCCGTAAGTTCACATCTTGGGACTGCCATCTCTTGATGGCAGCTCTCAACATCTgtctcttcatcgtcagaacccctgtcgtcgtcggtttCATCAGCATTGCAACTCCCACTGCTCTCGCTGCTatcttcaacttcaactACAGCTGTGCAAATTTTTGTCAGTCCGATGTTTCTTCTTGAATCGAATCTTGGCCACTCACATGCGTTCGTGGCGCTGATAACAGAATCTGCCAGGCGAAGTTGCCCAGTTGCCCGTCTGGTTAGGTCAAGAGCCAATGACAGTTCCTCAGCCGAAGATGGATTTGCCTCGTCATGAGGGGCTCGTTCTGTGGAAGGCTGAGCAGGTAGGGGTGCGCAAGACAACCAAAATGGCGAATGTGAGTTGATATCATCTGCAAAGGTAGGCTTTGGCATTGTCGATAGGATACCACTGATCTCACAAGACGGTTCTGTGGACTCCAAGGACGCGAAGTCGCATTGTGTGTACGCTTCGCCGATTCCAAAATTCTCACCAGAATCAAAGTCAAGGTTGCCAATGCTAGCGAAAGGGTCGGCGCTTGTCCCTATTGGTTGTAAGTCGACGTCAGCGGGATGTGGTTAGAATGTAGTTGACATACAGCTTGTGGTCTGGGCCTCTGTCGCACCCAGAACTCCAACGGTCTGTCCAAGTAGTGTTGCAAGGGCCTTTGATGGGAGTTGCGCTTGTTTctggtgctgttgctgctgctgctgctcttcgcGCTCGTGTCGACGTTTCTGCTCTGCGCGTTGCCTCTTTTTACGCTCTTTTTTTTCGTACAACTGTTCCATGGACTTTACGTCCAATTTTTTGAACTGTGAGAGGACCATCGTGggcgaaaagaagaaaggcgAGTTTGACTGATCTAGCATGAGCTGGCTGGCATGGTAATGGCGAAAGGGGACTTTATATATTTTTGTTATCCGTCTTCAAATgagcccctcctctcctggaCACGACTGTTCATCCAAAACATCCGCACATCAACCCATAGAAGACCCTGCTGCTTCCACACCTACAGGGGAATACGAAGCCAGCATCACTTGGCCCACTAGCTAAATGCAACTCATTCGTCATGCGGTACTCAGGATGATGCGATATTCTCTTTCAAGCATTGGTGATGCCCCTGACGCGCTGATGGGCGCCTTCTCGTTTGTGATTGCCGATCCGCCTCGCCCATCGACGGCTGTGATAGCGGACTTGCCGGGCGAATGGTTGGCCATATCCGCAGCATCGCGAAGCCATGAGCCCCTGTCTAGCCCTAGCGAGTCACGTCACCAGCTTCGAACTTGGCCCGGACGGTCTCAGCTCCCAGGCCGTCCCTGGAGAATGAACCATGGTCGTCAGACTGCGATAGGCACCCATCCACTTGCCGTACAACTTCGGCGTTCTTGTGACACCGAGTAGAGCATGTCCGGTTGAGCCTGACACTCTATCGAGCCCGGTCGACCTTTCAGCCGACACAACTAAGCCGCCCCCTGAGCATGGGTGAGCATGAGGCCATCAGCGATGCGACCTCGCAAGCCATACCACATGAGGCAAGAATTTGGCGGAACTTTTGATTGTCTCGGGAATAATGCGCCGGTGCCTCGAGCTGAGTTCGAGCTATCCGGTGTTCCCCGTCTCGTATAAGCAAGGTAATCGATGTCGGCGTTACCTGGTCGAAAAGTCACATCagggggggccaaatgtcCAGGAAGGCCAGGACGTGAATTGCCTGAATAGGTAATTTTGTTAACTCAGGAAGTCGGCTTAGCTGATATCCGACGCACCCTGGATTCCTTTCATCCTTGGCCCACGCCAAGTCTAGGCAGACCCGCGTACTGTCTTTAAGGTCCAAGAGCCGACAGCCCCTCCCATGGTGTGAGTCGTCCCGAAAGGGGAATTTGGTCGCCGAGAGGGGACGTTGCTAGCTTTGAATTTCTGGCCGCTCGGTGTCGTAGCAACCTACGTAACTGGTTGCGGCGTTTTAAACAAGCTGCCCCTTGACTGATGATTCGGGGATGCCGACACAAGTTGGTTCTCGGGTGGAGGGTTTCTTCACGAGCCTCGCAAGAGCTATCCCTCCTGGAGGAACTTGCTATCTCAAGGATAATGAGCCCCGGATCGTCGTTCGAGACCGTGATACGCGTGCAGCCTGGCCATGCGCTACATCTCGTATATGCGAGGCCAGCATCGTTGATGTTGCCTCAGTCCAGGCCAGAAACAGGCAGAGCCCGTGTCTAGGGTTCAGACAAGACGTGAATTGCCCATTGAGGCAATTCGCTAGCGTGTAATCGTAGCCCCTGACTGTAACGCCGGAGTGAAAGAGACCAGCGCGGCAGACCCTGCTCTGTGTCATGCGACGTGTTATCGATCCTTGCGGATCGCTGACCCAAGGTTGAGGGCTTGGAAATTACCAGACATA contains:
- a CDS encoding Putative SANT/Myb domain, Homeobox-like domain superfamily protein, with the translated sequence MLDQSNSPFFFSPTMVLSQFKKLDVKSMEQLYEKKERKKRQRAEQKRRHEREEQQQQQQHQKQAQLPSKALATLLGQTVGVLGATEAQTTSWTSADPFASIGNLDFDSGENFGIGEAYTQCDFASLESTEPSCEISGILSTMPKPTFADDINSHSPFWLSCAPLPAQPSTERAPHDEANPSSAEELSLALDLTRRATGQLRLADSVISATNASVVEVEDSSESSGSCNADETDDDRGSDDEETDVESCHQEMAVPRCELTGKDLSGSPVLHVLSQSKPAAPNCPECPSIARNPFLSDSAKAPVGFLGGLKEPQTGDFSLPTPASDHASGSGQVGHIVTCRKKRGGEPTEGGSASHELRPAKRMRPRKVDNGTKSPALPPRTLRALPSRVPAENSSKRLSNEIETQPHRSAETPERSEAEDPIGLMPCGNDKLRPDTLFMHDLDDTSKRSRCREARQGRSRKISPVPSLRPNHLSRNHDQTERCGLVPPPPINTTANLPVATCHACGFSAKHLLRMINTFEALNGGIARLPDGERRMDMLELFLGFIKNYATERLPHNELITGEDEPYNTAHQDHSAEVAIGLSHGDTFNQDDGSDDNADDNDSQSDTQSGNDCSDHYHSPDSLEENVKRSKRRRWTDWEEERLRVYIEEGKEWSWIAKRLHRSEPAVTQHWVIMERQDKEAVK